The following coding sequences lie in one Onychomys torridus chromosome X, mOncTor1.1, whole genome shotgun sequence genomic window:
- the LOC118574593 gene encoding olfactory receptor 1052-like — protein MENSSAETKFILLGMTDDHQLALLLFGLFFVIYFITVLGNLGLVVLIQVSPHLHTPMYFFLSNLSFLDICFSSITTPKTLANLLSQLQEVSFFGCMAQMGLFIIFASAECNVLASMAYDRYTAICQPLLYHITMSRVRCLLLIAGCYFGGIFNMVAVISSVTQLSFCQPHVISHFFCDIPPLLALACSDTWVTQILVVGCGGFTLITSVMVILFSYMSIFLTIMGIPSVSGKQKAFSTCASHLTAVALYYGTTMYTYLQPSQHGSQAGNQMVSVFYTMVIPMLNPLIYSLRNQEVKAALRKTLKHSL, from the coding sequence ATGGAGAATTCATCTGCAGAGACTAAATTCATCCTTCTTGGAATGACAGATGACCATCAGCTTGCACTCCTACTTTTTGgactcttttttgttatttatttcatcaCTGTGTTGGGGAACCTAGGCCTGGTAGTACTGATTCAAGTCAGCCCCCATCTCCACACacctatgtatttttttctctcgAATCTATCTTTCCTTGATATCTGTTTCTCTTCCATCACAACCCCAAAGACTTTAGCCAACTTATTATCTCAGCTACAGGAAGTTTCTTTCTTTGGATGTATGGCTCAAATGGGCTTGTTCATAATCTTCGCTTCTGCTGAATGTAACGTTTTGGCTTCCATGGCCTATGACCGTTATACTGCCATCTGTCAGCCATTGCTTTATCATATTACCATGTCAAGAGTTCGCTGTCTCCTTTTGATAGCAGGATGTTACTTTGGTGGGATATTTAACATGGTTGCTGTAATAAGTTCCGTCACACAACTGTCATTCTGCCAACCACATGTCATCTCACACTTCTTCTGTGATATCCCCCCACTGCTGGCATTGGCCTGTTCTGATACCTGGGTAACCCAGATCTTGGTTGTTGGCTGTGGGGGATTTACCCTCATCACCTCAGTCATGGTAATTCTTTTCTCCTACATGTCTATATTCCTGACAATCATGGGTATTCCTTCAGTTTCTGGCAAGCAGAAAGCCTTCTCTACCTGTGCTTCCCACTTGACTGCAGTTGCTCTGTACTATGGAACCACTATGTACACGTACTTGCAGCCCTCTCAGCATGGGTCTCAAGCAGGAAATCAGATGGTCTCAGTGTTTTATACCATGGTGATCCCTATGTTAAACCCTCTCATCTACAGTTTGAGAAATCAGGAAGTGAAAGCTGCCTTAAGGAAAACATTGAAGCACAGTCTCTAA